AAGGCCGGTCGGACAACTGGAAGTTTCCACGCCTTCGAAAGGACTGAGCCTTCGCGATCGTCTCAGATCCTACTTCGACTGACGGGTACGGAATGCGCAATATCCTTCTCGCAGCCCTTCTGCTTTACACGCCCCTGCTTACGGACACCGGTCCCTACCTCACGAACATCACCACCGCCCGTCCGGATGAAGCACTCAGGCAACTTTCGCCCGAGGACGAATCCCTTCTGCTCGAAGACGTGATGTACTTCCGACGGCAGATCGAGGAGAACACGAGCGAACCCGCCAACTACTTCAACCTGGGCCTTGCCGCCGTCGCGCTGGAGAAGCTGGACACGGCGGAAGCGGCCTTCCTGGTCGTCACCGAACTGCGTCCCGGGGACGCCGATGCCCATTTCAACCTGGGCCTGGTTTACGCCCAGCAAGAACGGTACGACGAAGCGATCGATGCGTTCCACCGCGTCGTGGAAATGGATCCCGATCGCGCCGAACCGTACTACAACCTGGGCCAGGCTTACCAGTACACGGGTCGGCTTGTCGATTCGATAAAGTCGTTCGTCGAGGCGACGGACCGCGACCCGGATAACAGCCTGTTTCACTACGGCCGGGGGACTACGGAAGAGAAACTGGGCGCCCTGGGCGAGGCCGCCATTTCCTATACCAATGCCCTGTCCATCGATCCGGATTACGTCGACGCCCGGTTCGCGTTGGGTCGCGTGCTGCTGGATCAGCGTAAGTTCCAGGAAGCGCGGGATGCCTTTCGAGGGGCTTTGCAGGTGGATGCCGGCATGGCGGAGGCCTACTGCCAGCTCGGCGTGATCGCGTTGAGCGAAGGCCGTGTCGACGACGCGGTCCGGTCCTACCAGAACGCCCTGCGCATCGATGAGGCATCGGTGGAGGCCATCGCGGGTCTTGCCCAGGCCTCGCTGAGGGCGGGTCAGACCGAACGGGCGATTTCGCTGTACCAGGATGCCTTGGTGATAGATCCCGAGTCCGCTATCCTGCGTTACCATGCGGGTACGGCCTTTGCGGCCGCTCAACGGCATGAAGAGGCCCTGGAAGCGTACTCACGGGCGGTCGATCTCAATCGGGCGTACCCCGAACCCTATCTTGCCATAGGAAACACCCTGAACGCCATGGGCAGACAGGACGATGCCAGGCGTTTTCTCGATACGTTTCAGCAGCTTAACGGGTTCAGGGAGGCGTTGTCGCAGGCGGAATCCATGGTACGGCTGAATCCTCGGGTGGCGGAGATGCATTACAACATGGCGACGGCCCTGACCCGCCTGGGCCGGTACGAGGACGCCGTGCGGGCCTTCAGGATAGCGACAGAGCTGTCGCCCCGTTTCGTTCACGCCTTCAACAACCTGGGCGTGGCCTACGTGGAGCTGGGCAGGTTCGACGAGGCCCGCGATGCATATCAGCAGGCGATCCTGCTGGATTCGAACTATGTGGAGGCCTATACGAACCTGGCCTGGCTCATCGCCCGGCACGGGGAGGACCTGGACCGTGCCCTCGAACTGGCCGGCAAGGCGGTTGAGATCGCACCTACCGCCGTCGCCTACGAAACGCTGGCCATTGTGAGGAACGCGAGAGGGGACTACAGCGAAGCCGATGAAGCGATGGGGAATGCCGTCCGCATCGAACCGGAGAACGCGCAATTGCAGCAGCGATGGGAGCAGATCAGGGAGGAAAGGAACGGATCATGAATGGACGTACCGGAAGGAGAAGCGGATGAAGGGGTTCAAGTCCGGAGCGTTGCCGCTCCTGGCCGCGGTACTGCTGATGGGTTGCTCGGAAGCGGACGATGACGGGATGTGGCGTGGGAGGACGGAAGTGGTCGCGGGCGCTTCAAGGGTCATCAGCGACGCCCCGGTCCGGCACGCACCCGATCAAACTGCTGACGTCACGCTCGAAGAAGACCTGGTGATCGAAGGAGGCGAGGGCCGGTCCTTTGCTTCGGCATTCGGGATCACCACGGACCGAAGCGGTAACATCTACATTGCCGATTCGGACCGGAAACAGATTTCCAAATTCGACGAGTCCGGTGCCTTTCAGACGGCCGTAGGGTCGTTAGGCGTAGGACCGTTACAGTTCAAGTCTCCGGTAGACATGGCGCTGGATGATGAAGGCAGACTGTTCGTGCTGGACTTCGAACTCGACCGGGTCACGGTATTCAATCCGGACCTCACCTTCGCGGACATCTGGTCGACGCAGGTAACGAAGCCTCGCCGCATACGCATCGATGCCGAGGGCAACGTGCTCATTTTCGTCATTACGCAGCACGATCTCATCTACAAATACAGTCCGGAAGGAGATCCGATCACCAAGTTCTACAATCCGATGGAGACCCTGCGGCGTTCGGGAACGCTCAAGGAATTCATCGCGTATTCCGACGCGGCCATGGAAACGACGGAGGACGGATACGTGGTCGTATCCGCGAGACACCCCTACTGGATCCGCAAATTCGACCGGGTAAACGGACTGGAACTGGAGTTCAACCGGACCACTTCCTTCGATATGAAACCCATGGCGCGCTGGACGACCACGCGGCGGCCGCCGCCCGTGGGCTTGTCCGGCGGACTGGCCGTTCTGCCCGACGGACGGATTGTCAATTCCATCCAGTACCAGGAATTCGAACAGGTCGGTCTCAACGCGATAGGCATGCCCAGACTGCAGATGACGAAACTGGATCGGTGGTTCGATTTCTTCAGGCCGGATGGAAAGTGGGAAATGACGGCGCAGTTCGACGAGGTTGGCGTTCCCATGCACGTGGACCGGCAGGGCCGGATCTACTTCGCGGATTTGGAGGAGGACAGAGTCGTCCGGTACCACTTCGTTTTTCCTGAGGAGTACAACTAGTGCGCGGTAACATGACAGGCTTCTTGCTGGCGTTAACGGCGGCGTTCACGTTGGCGGTTACGGCCCCCGGCTGCAACGGAGCGCCCGGCGACGACCAGGTGGCGGGCGGCACGTTCGTCGGATATACCTTCTCCGAGCAGGCCGTCGTCGATGAGGCACGGGACATGGACGCCGGGTACACGCTGACCTTCAAGGCCTACGATCTCGGCGGCGACGCGCGGTTCGTGACCTACGTCCAGCGCAGGTCGTCGGGCGAGTACTACGCGGGCGTCCTCCGGATCGGGATCACGGATCCACAGGGCAACGTATACACGCATTACCACAGCGCCGAAGCCGAGGCCATCGACCGTCCGATCATGTGGACCCGGCGCGTTCCAGGCGTACATCACGTCGAGGTGGAGTTTGCGGTGCGTGGTGAACAGAAGACGAGTGTCGCCTTCGAGGTTCCGCTGGTCAGGGAACCGGTATCGGGCTTTCTCGTCGCCGGGGTCAGCCTGGGCGTGCTTGCCCTCGTGGCCATGACCGTCGTACTCATGAGAAAACGCCGTTGAAATGGGCGCCGGTACTTCTCTCCTTCCTTTTACTTTCCCCTTCCTGCAGTCAGCCTGGCCAGCCCGATCATCGTCCTGATGCGGGCCGGCCGGTCGTGCAGTTCACGGACATCGCGCCTTCGGCCGGGATCACGTTCCGGCACACCAACGGCAAATCGGGCCGGTACTACTTCCTCGAAACGGTGGCGTCCGGCGGCGGGTTCATCGACTACGACGGGGACGGCGACCTCGACGTCTACCTGCTCAACGGCGCGGCCATCCCGGGTTTCGTGCCCAACCAGCCCCTTTCCAGCATCCTCTATCGCAACGACGGCGACGGATCCTTCACGGACGTGACCGGCCAGGCCGGCGTGGACAACGCGGGGGGTTACGGGATGGGCCTGGCCGTCGCGGATTACGACAACGACGGCGACGACGATCTGTTCGTCACGAACTACGGGGCGAACATCCTCTACCGGAACCAAGGGGACGGGACATTCAGGGACGTGACCGCCCGTGCGAATCTGATGGTACCCGCTAACCCCACGTTCTCCACCAGTGCGGCATTCCTGGACTACGACCGGGACGGGCACCTGGACCTCTACGTGTGTGCGTA
The DNA window shown above is from Gemmatimonadota bacterium and carries:
- a CDS encoding tetratricopeptide repeat protein, with product MRNILLAALLLYTPLLTDTGPYLTNITTARPDEALRQLSPEDESLLLEDVMYFRRQIEENTSEPANYFNLGLAAVALEKLDTAEAAFLVVTELRPGDADAHFNLGLVYAQQERYDEAIDAFHRVVEMDPDRAEPYYNLGQAYQYTGRLVDSIKSFVEATDRDPDNSLFHYGRGTTEEKLGALGEAAISYTNALSIDPDYVDARFALGRVLLDQRKFQEARDAFRGALQVDAGMAEAYCQLGVIALSEGRVDDAVRSYQNALRIDEASVEAIAGLAQASLRAGQTERAISLYQDALVIDPESAILRYHAGTAFAAAQRHEEALEAYSRAVDLNRAYPEPYLAIGNTLNAMGRQDDARRFLDTFQQLNGFREALSQAESMVRLNPRVAEMHYNMATALTRLGRYEDAVRAFRIATELSPRFVHAFNNLGVAYVELGRFDEARDAYQQAILLDSNYVEAYTNLAWLIARHGEDLDRALELAGKAVEIAPTAVAYETLAIVRNARGDYSEADEAMGNAVRIEPENAQLQQRWEQIREERNGS